A region of Streptomyces sp. NBC_01788 DNA encodes the following proteins:
- a CDS encoding ATP-binding protein, whose product MPEHPSAPAHPSPDDRPSRRHFVPSSPSWRVALPHSAAAVPVARALVRTALTELEHTADCDTAELLTAELVANAVEHAVGRGPIELVVELLPTGCHVEVHDPDPDPPGGLTRPGLAAPDPWQEHGRGLLLIRALSSACGHRVTASGKAVWFRLSAGPPRLHPA is encoded by the coding sequence TTGCCCGAGCACCCTTCAGCCCCGGCCCACCCGTCACCCGACGACCGTCCCTCGCGGAGGCACTTCGTGCCGTCCTCTCCGTCCTGGCGCGTCGCGCTGCCGCACTCGGCGGCCGCCGTGCCGGTGGCGCGCGCCCTGGTGCGGACGGCGCTGACGGAGCTGGAGCACACGGCCGACTGCGACACCGCGGAGCTGCTGACCGCGGAGCTGGTCGCGAACGCCGTGGAGCACGCCGTGGGCCGGGGCCCGATAGAGCTGGTGGTGGAGCTGCTGCCGACCGGCTGCCATGTCGAGGTGCACGACCCGGACCCGGACCCGCCCGGCGGCCTGACCCGGCCGGGCCTCGCCGCCCCGGACCCCTGGCAGGAGCACGGGCGCGGCCTGCTGCTGATCCGCGCCCTCAGCTCCGCCTGCGGGCACCGCGTGACCGCCTCGGGCAAGGCGGTGTGGTTCAGGTTGTCCGCGGGTCCGCCCCGGCTGCACCCGGCGTGA
- a CDS encoding amino acid adenylation domain-containing protein — translation MVTDSRTLPVAPAWNAGTAWYPRDRCLHELFDARAALRPRATASVQHGRSMSYGELKDRSDALAARLLGSGVRRGDGVGVCGGRSLEALVAFLGILKAGAAYVPLDDASPPGRLQAMAEDAGIHTVVTLPGSVCRIRRVRTRIALNGSTPSAPVALPRTGARSGDCAYVMFTSGSTGRPKPVAVPHCGVVRLAASDLVWQRPRPGERVLHAYGLSSDASTIEIWSPLLAGACVVIADQEELLSPAALESRLLSERVSVAYLTTGVFHHIGRTRPSALRSLRFASAGGEAMDPELARAILAACPDTTVVNFYGPTENSVVSTAHLVDDLPPEATAVPIGRPLENSTCYVVRADGTLADAGEEGELLVGGDGLALGYLGDPELTAERFVDNRFEPGTRLYRTGDRVVRRADGVLEYRARVDRQIKLRGHRIEPDEIEARLRADDTVGEAVVELEGDSLIGYVTPARPGMALPLDRIRGGLTAWLPAAAVPARLVEVGRFPVTAGGKVDRRRLRLLAAADTAPNAAPGRPAAPANGQRPGPVPGPQESAARVWQVVLGVRPAPGDGFFDIGGDSLLAAEVVTRTLAAFGLDARYGRTLVHSLLRSPTLEDFTAAVATLTSVEGRRARAAPEAHAVDFRAESRLGFALPSPRGPEPDWRHPGEVLLTGASGFVGAFLLDRLLRRTGARVHCPVRARDAAHARQKVMRNLARFGLAGAEAADRVVCFPADLAEPGLGMEPGRAEELAGTLDLMLHAAAQVNFLYPYEALRRANVEGTRQLVRLAAERAVPVHFFSTIAVLAGFGTAGVRHVDEDLPLDHADRLTMGYAESKWVAEEVLRDAAGQGLPVAVHRPYEITGDRRTGACNTDTAICSLFKTITETGLAPDIPLPLDFVPVDFLTEAVVHIATGHRTTHRTYHMTNPRPASLRDMLDRMDASGHRIRRLPYEEWVDDLVRHVARHPTSPTAPFVSLCVDRCKQADMSVKEMYFEGTFPSVGRDNVERGLAGTGLSCPPVDADLLDRYLEYFYATGYIERP, via the coding sequence ATGGTCACTGACAGCAGGACGCTTCCGGTGGCACCGGCGTGGAACGCGGGAACGGCGTGGTACCCGCGCGATCGCTGTCTGCATGAGCTGTTCGACGCCCGGGCCGCGCTGCGCCCACGGGCGACCGCCTCCGTCCAGCACGGCCGCAGTATGAGCTACGGCGAGCTGAAGGACCGCTCCGACGCGCTGGCCGCCCGGCTGCTCGGCTCCGGGGTGCGGCGCGGCGACGGGGTCGGCGTGTGCGGGGGCCGGTCCCTGGAGGCGCTGGTCGCCTTTCTCGGCATCCTCAAGGCCGGTGCGGCCTACGTCCCGCTCGACGACGCCTCCCCGCCCGGACGGCTCCAGGCGATGGCGGAGGACGCTGGCATACACACCGTGGTGACGCTGCCCGGCAGTGTCTGCCGGATCCGGCGGGTGCGTACCCGCATCGCGCTGAACGGGTCGACGCCGAGCGCCCCGGTCGCGCTCCCCCGGACCGGGGCACGTTCCGGGGACTGCGCCTATGTGATGTTCACCTCCGGCTCGACCGGCCGTCCCAAACCCGTGGCGGTCCCGCACTGCGGCGTGGTCCGGCTGGCCGCCTCCGATCTGGTGTGGCAGCGGCCGCGGCCCGGTGAGCGGGTGCTGCACGCCTACGGCCTCTCCTCGGACGCCTCCACGATCGAGATCTGGTCCCCGCTGCTCGCCGGGGCCTGCGTGGTGATCGCCGACCAGGAGGAGCTGCTGTCCCCGGCCGCCCTGGAGTCCCGGCTGCTGTCCGAGCGGGTCAGCGTCGCCTACCTGACCACCGGGGTGTTCCACCACATCGGGCGCACCAGGCCGTCGGCGCTGCGGTCGCTGCGGTTCGCCTCGGCCGGCGGCGAGGCGATGGACCCGGAGCTGGCCCGCGCGATCCTGGCGGCCTGCCCCGACACCACCGTGGTCAACTTCTACGGTCCGACCGAGAACAGCGTGGTCTCCACCGCGCACCTGGTGGACGACCTGCCGCCCGAGGCGACGGCGGTGCCGATCGGGCGGCCGCTGGAGAACTCCACCTGCTACGTGGTGCGGGCGGACGGCACGCTCGCGGACGCCGGTGAGGAGGGCGAACTCCTCGTCGGCGGGGACGGGCTCGCGCTGGGATACCTCGGCGACCCCGAGCTGACCGCCGAGCGCTTCGTCGACAACCGCTTCGAGCCCGGTACGCGGCTCTACCGCACCGGCGACCGGGTGGTGCGGCGCGCGGACGGCGTACTGGAGTACCGGGCGCGGGTCGACCGGCAGATCAAACTGCGCGGGCACCGCATCGAGCCGGACGAGATAGAGGCGCGGCTGCGCGCGGACGACACGGTGGGCGAGGCCGTCGTGGAACTGGAGGGCGACAGCCTGATCGGGTACGTGACACCGGCCCGGCCCGGCATGGCGCTGCCGCTGGACCGCATCCGCGGCGGCCTCACGGCCTGGCTGCCCGCGGCGGCGGTGCCCGCGCGGCTGGTGGAGGTGGGGCGGTTCCCGGTGACCGCGGGCGGCAAGGTGGACCGGCGCCGGCTGCGCCTGCTGGCGGCCGCGGACACGGCCCCGAACGCGGCGCCGGGCAGGCCCGCCGCCCCGGCGAACGGGCAGCGCCCGGGTCCGGTTCCGGGCCCGCAGGAGTCGGCGGCGCGGGTGTGGCAGGTGGTGCTGGGCGTGCGCCCGGCGCCCGGGGACGGCTTCTTCGACATCGGCGGCGACTCCCTGCTGGCGGCCGAGGTCGTCACCCGCACCCTGGCGGCCTTCGGCCTCGACGCCCGGTACGGCCGCACCCTGGTCCACAGCCTGCTGCGCTCCCCCACCCTGGAGGACTTCACCGCCGCCGTCGCCACCCTCACCTCCGTCGAGGGCCGGCGGGCCCGGGCGGCCCCCGAGGCCCACGCCGTGGACTTCCGCGCCGAGTCGCGGCTCGGCTTCGCCCTGCCGTCGCCGCGCGGTCCCGAACCGGACTGGCGGCACCCCGGGGAGGTACTGCTGACCGGGGCCTCCGGTTTCGTCGGCGCCTTCCTGCTTGACCGGCTGCTGCGACGCACCGGCGCCCGGGTGCACTGCCCGGTGCGCGCCCGCGACGCCGCGCACGCGCGGCAGAAGGTGATGCGGAACCTGGCCCGCTTCGGCCTCGCCGGCGCGGAGGCGGCCGACCGCGTCGTGTGCTTCCCCGCCGACCTCGCCGAGCCCGGCCTCGGTATGGAACCGGGCCGCGCCGAGGAGCTGGCCGGCACCCTCGACCTGATGCTGCACGCCGCCGCACAGGTCAACTTCCTCTACCCGTACGAGGCGTTGCGCCGCGCCAACGTGGAGGGCACCCGGCAGCTCGTACGACTGGCGGCCGAACGGGCCGTGCCCGTGCACTTCTTCTCCACCATCGCGGTGCTCGCCGGCTTCGGCACCGCGGGCGTGCGGCACGTGGACGAGGACCTGCCGCTCGACCACGCCGACCGGCTCACCATGGGCTACGCCGAGAGCAAGTGGGTGGCCGAGGAGGTGCTGCGGGACGCCGCCGGCCAAGGCCTGCCGGTGGCGGTCCACCGGCCGTACGAGATCACCGGCGACCGGCGCACCGGCGCGTGCAACACCGACACCGCGATCTGCTCGCTGTTCAAGACGATCACCGAGACCGGGCTTGCCCCCGACATCCCGCTACCGCTGGACTTCGTCCCGGTGGACTTCCTCACCGAGGCGGTGGTGCACATCGCCACCGGGCACCGCACCACCCACCGGACCTACCACATGACCAACCCCCGCCCGGCGAGCCTGCGCGACATGCTGGACCGGATGGACGCGAGCGGCCACCGGATCCGGCGGCTTCCCTACGAGGAGTGGGTGGACGACCTCGTCCGCCATGTCGCGCGGCACCCCACGAGTCCCACCGCCCCGTTCGTCTCCCTGTGCGTGGACCGCTGCAAGCAGGCGGACATGTCCGTCAAGGAGATGTACTTCGAGGGCACCTTCCCGTCCGTGGGGCGGGACAACGTCGAACGCGGCCTGGCCGGTACGGGCCTGAGCTGCCCGCCCGTCGACGCGGATCTGCTGGACCGCTACCTGGAGTACTTCTACGCCACCGGCTACATCGAGCGCCCGTAG
- a CDS encoding bifunctional salicylyl-CoA 5-hydroxylase/oxidoreductase: MRVAVIGGGPGGLYAAALLKRLDPAREITVWERNAPDDTFGFGVVLSDETLGGIEHADPVVYEALRREFVRWDDIDIVHRGTRHTSGGHGFAALGRRRLLRILHERCRALGVDLRFRTEAPDPARLTRTYDLVVAADGVHSATREAYAHVFRPRVTGHRCRYIWLAADFALDAFRFEIAETEHGVAQLHGYPYSRPSPDHHPSTRPSGPQDNGASTVIVEMREEVWRAAGFDTMDEQESVERCAKIFADALGGRPLRSNKSTWTTFRTVVTERWSHGNLVLLGDAAHTAHFSIGSGTKLAVEDALALAACLDEQPSLPEALTAYEEERRPVVTSTQRAARASLEWFENLDRHLGMPPRQFAFNLLTRSRRVTHGNLRLRDPRFTDAVEREFGCPPGTPPMFTPFRLRGLTLRNRVVVSPMDMYSATDGVPGDFHLVHLGARALGGAGLVMTEMVCVSPEGRITPGCAGLWTGRQAEAWRRITGFVRRQAPDTAIGVQLGHSGRKGSTRLMWAGMDEPLPQGNWPLVAASPLPYRPDSQVPRQATRAQLTDIREQFTAAARRAAGAGFDLLELHCAHGYLLSGFLSPLTNRRTDAYGGSLDRRLRFPLEVFDAVRGVWPEERPMTVRISATDWAEGGTTAAEAVEIARAFAAHGADAIDVSTGQVVSDERPEFGRSYQTPFAGRIRQEAGVPVISVGAISSWDDVNSLILAGRTDLCALARPHLYDPHWTLHAAAEQDYTGPAAPWPAPYRAGSRRPPTGRTDAPKPRLGLRG; the protein is encoded by the coding sequence ATGAGGGTGGCGGTCATCGGCGGCGGACCCGGCGGCCTGTACGCGGCGGCCCTGCTGAAACGGCTAGACCCGGCCCGTGAGATCACCGTCTGGGAGCGCAACGCGCCCGACGACACCTTCGGGTTCGGCGTCGTGCTCTCCGACGAGACACTCGGCGGCATCGAACACGCCGACCCGGTGGTGTACGAGGCACTGCGCCGGGAGTTCGTGCGCTGGGACGACATCGACATCGTCCACCGGGGCACCCGGCACACCTCCGGCGGCCACGGCTTCGCCGCGCTCGGCAGACGGCGCCTGCTGCGGATCCTGCACGAACGCTGCCGCGCGCTCGGCGTCGACCTGCGCTTTCGCACCGAGGCACCGGACCCCGCGCGGCTGACACGGACGTACGACCTGGTCGTCGCCGCCGACGGCGTGCACAGCGCCACCCGCGAGGCCTACGCCCACGTCTTCCGGCCCCGGGTGACCGGCCACCGCTGCCGCTACATCTGGCTGGCCGCCGACTTCGCCCTCGACGCCTTCCGCTTCGAGATCGCCGAGACCGAGCACGGCGTGGCACAACTGCACGGCTACCCGTATTCCCGCCCGTCGCCCGACCACCACCCCTCGACGAGGCCCTCCGGGCCGCAGGACAATGGCGCCTCGACGGTCATCGTCGAGATGCGCGAGGAGGTGTGGCGCGCGGCCGGCTTCGACACCATGGACGAGCAGGAGTCCGTCGAGCGCTGCGCCAAGATCTTCGCGGACGCCCTCGGCGGGCGGCCGCTGCGCTCCAACAAGTCCACGTGGACCACCTTCCGCACGGTCGTCACCGAACGCTGGTCGCACGGCAACCTCGTACTGCTCGGCGACGCCGCCCACACCGCCCACTTCTCCATCGGCTCCGGCACCAAGCTCGCCGTCGAGGACGCCCTCGCCCTCGCCGCCTGCCTGGACGAACAGCCGTCCCTGCCCGAGGCGCTCACCGCCTACGAGGAGGAGCGCAGGCCGGTCGTCACCTCCACTCAGCGCGCGGCCCGGGCCAGCCTGGAGTGGTTCGAGAACCTGGACCGCCACCTCGGCATGCCGCCCCGCCAGTTCGCCTTCAACCTGCTCACCCGCAGCCGCCGCGTCACCCACGGCAACCTCCGCCTGCGCGACCCCCGCTTCACCGACGCCGTGGAGCGCGAGTTCGGCTGCCCGCCCGGGACGCCGCCCATGTTCACCCCGTTCCGGCTGCGCGGACTGACCCTGCGCAACCGGGTCGTCGTCTCGCCCATGGACATGTACTCGGCCACCGACGGCGTCCCCGGCGACTTCCACCTCGTCCACCTGGGCGCCCGGGCGCTCGGCGGCGCCGGACTGGTGATGACCGAGATGGTCTGCGTCAGCCCCGAGGGCCGGATCACCCCGGGCTGCGCCGGCCTGTGGACCGGACGGCAGGCCGAGGCCTGGCGGCGGATCACCGGCTTCGTGCGCCGGCAGGCCCCGGACACCGCGATCGGCGTGCAGCTCGGCCACAGCGGACGCAAGGGGTCGACCCGGCTCATGTGGGCGGGCATGGACGAGCCGCTGCCGCAGGGCAACTGGCCGCTGGTGGCCGCCTCCCCGCTCCCGTACCGGCCGGACAGCCAGGTCCCGCGCCAGGCCACCCGGGCCCAGCTCACCGACATCCGCGAGCAGTTCACCGCCGCCGCCCGGCGAGCCGCCGGGGCCGGCTTCGACCTGCTCGAACTGCACTGCGCCCACGGCTATCTGCTCTCCGGCTTCCTCTCCCCGCTGACCAACCGGCGCACCGACGCCTACGGCGGCTCACTGGACAGGCGGCTGCGCTTCCCGCTGGAGGTCTTCGACGCCGTACGCGGAGTGTGGCCCGAGGAACGGCCGATGACCGTACGGATCTCCGCCACCGACTGGGCCGAGGGCGGTACGACCGCCGCCGAGGCCGTGGAGATCGCCCGCGCCTTCGCCGCGCACGGCGCCGACGCGATCGACGTGTCGACCGGGCAGGTGGTCTCGGACGAGCGCCCCGAGTTCGGGCGCTCGTACCAGACGCCGTTCGCCGGCCGCATCCGCCAGGAGGCGGGCGTCCCGGTGATCTCGGTCGGCGCGATCTCCTCCTGGGACGACGTCAACTCCCTGATCCTGGCCGGTCGTACGGACCTGTGCGCGCTGGCCCGCCCACATCTGTACGACCCGCACTGGACCCTGCACGCGGCCGCCGAACAGGACTACACGGGCCCGGCCGCGCCCTGGCCGGCGCCCTACCGGGCGGGCAGCCGCCGCCCGCCGACGGGGCGTACGGACGCGCCCAAGCCGCGGCTGGGGCTAAGGGGTTGA
- a CDS encoding amino acid permease, whose product MSAPRIKSPALLVAESGADSAGHGLKRTMGLFQLVCFGIGAVVGTGIFVGLSDSVAQAGPAVVVSFVLAAITCVFTAFSFAELGGAIPVSGSSYSFAYAGLGETTAFLVGWCLLLEYGISISAVAVGWSQYVNELLHSLTGWQLPAALSAGPGDGGAVNLPAVLVIAMACLLLVRGVRESARATAAMAVLKIVILVAFCAIGFSAFKHGNLTPFSPAGLGGIGAGTTAAFFSYIGFDAITTAGEEARNPRRDIPVAILVCIGLVTLLYCAVALAAIGAIGGDQVGGRPAALSYVVNTVTGSTVGGAVIAFGAVVAIASVVLTVTYAQSRILMSMSRDGLVPPVLQKVSPRTSVPVAGTLIVGVVFAIPAAFASLDVVVNLCTIGTLAIMGVVNIAVITLRRREPGLARTFRVPLYPVLPVLGVGCSLYLMYETGWTTWLQFAGFLVAGLLVYAVYGRRHSRLAARAGAAEVTPGAAGADPRTT is encoded by the coding sequence ATGTCCGCTCCCCGCATCAAGTCCCCGGCCCTCCTCGTCGCCGAGTCAGGCGCCGACAGCGCGGGCCACGGCCTCAAGCGCACGATGGGCCTGTTCCAGCTCGTCTGCTTCGGCATCGGCGCGGTCGTCGGCACCGGCATCTTCGTCGGCCTGTCCGACTCGGTCGCCCAGGCCGGCCCCGCCGTCGTCGTCTCCTTCGTCCTGGCGGCGATCACCTGCGTGTTCACCGCCTTCTCCTTCGCCGAGCTCGGCGGCGCGATCCCCGTCTCCGGATCCTCGTACTCCTTCGCCTACGCGGGCCTCGGCGAGACCACCGCCTTCCTGGTCGGCTGGTGCCTGCTGCTCGAGTACGGCATCTCCATCTCCGCGGTCGCCGTCGGCTGGAGCCAGTACGTCAACGAGCTGCTGCACAGCCTCACCGGATGGCAGCTGCCGGCCGCCCTCTCCGCCGGACCCGGCGACGGCGGGGCCGTCAACCTTCCGGCCGTCCTCGTCATCGCCATGGCCTGCCTGCTGCTGGTGCGCGGAGTGCGCGAGAGCGCCCGGGCGACCGCCGCGATGGCCGTGCTCAAGATCGTCATCCTGGTCGCCTTCTGCGCCATCGGGTTCTCCGCCTTCAAGCACGGCAACCTCACCCCGTTCTCGCCGGCCGGACTCGGCGGCATCGGCGCGGGCACCACGGCCGCGTTCTTCTCCTACATCGGCTTCGACGCGATCACCACCGCGGGCGAGGAGGCCAGGAACCCGCGCCGGGACATCCCGGTCGCCATCCTCGTCTGTATCGGCCTGGTCACCCTGCTGTACTGCGCGGTCGCGCTCGCCGCGATCGGCGCCATCGGCGGCGACCAGGTCGGCGGCCGGCCCGCGGCACTGTCGTACGTCGTCAACACGGTCACCGGCTCCACGGTCGGCGGCGCCGTGATCGCCTTCGGCGCGGTCGTCGCCATCGCCTCCGTGGTGCTGACCGTGACGTACGCCCAGTCCCGCATCCTGATGTCGATGTCGCGTGACGGGCTCGTGCCGCCCGTCCTGCAGAAGGTCTCGCCGCGCACCTCGGTGCCCGTCGCCGGCACCCTGATCGTCGGCGTGGTCTTCGCGATCCCCGCGGCGTTCGCCTCGCTGGACGTCGTGGTCAACCTCTGCACCATTGGCACGCTCGCCATCATGGGCGTCGTCAACATCGCCGTGATCACGCTGCGCCGCCGCGAGCCGGGGCTCGCCCGCACCTTCCGGGTGCCGCTGTACCCCGTGCTGCCGGTGCTCGGCGTCGGCTGCTCCCTGTACCTGATGTACGAGACCGGCTGGACCACCTGGCTCCAGTTCGCCGGCTTCCTCGTGGCCGGGCTGCTGGTGTACGCCGTCTACGGCCGCCGGCACTCCCGGCTGGCGGCGCGGGCCGGGGCCGCGGAGGTCACGCCGGGTGCAGCCGGGGCGGACCCGCGGACAACCTGA
- a CDS encoding PaaX family transcriptional regulator encodes MINVSEQQALHAPRSLIVTLYGAYGRFAPGPVPVAELIRLLAAVGVDAPSVRSSVSRLKRRGLLLPARTAQGAAGYELSDEARQLLDDGDRRIYATAQSGDEDWVLAVFSVPESERNKRHVLRSRLAGLGFGTAAPGVWIAPARLYEETRHTLRRLDLDPYVDFFRGEHLGFTPTAQAVARWWDLAAIAEQHEAFLDRHARVLRSWEERADTPPEEAYRDYLLALDSWRHLPYADPGLPARLLPADWPGARSAAVFQGLHERLRDTGAEFAGL; translated from the coding sequence ATGATCAACGTGTCCGAGCAGCAGGCGCTACACGCCCCGAGGTCCCTCATCGTCACGCTCTACGGCGCCTACGGCCGCTTCGCGCCGGGCCCCGTGCCCGTCGCCGAGCTGATCCGGCTGCTGGCCGCCGTCGGGGTGGACGCGCCGTCCGTGCGCTCCTCGGTGTCGCGGCTCAAGCGGCGCGGGCTGCTGCTGCCCGCCCGTACGGCGCAGGGCGCGGCCGGGTACGAACTGTCGGACGAAGCACGGCAGTTGCTCGACGACGGCGACCGCCGCATCTATGCCACGGCGCAGTCCGGGGACGAGGACTGGGTGCTGGCCGTGTTCTCCGTGCCGGAGTCGGAGCGCAACAAGCGGCACGTGCTGCGCTCCCGGCTGGCCGGGCTCGGCTTCGGCACGGCGGCGCCCGGTGTGTGGATCGCTCCGGCCCGTCTGTACGAGGAGACCCGGCACACCCTGCGGCGCCTGGACCTTGACCCGTACGTGGACTTCTTCCGCGGTGAGCACCTGGGGTTCACCCCGACCGCTCAGGCGGTCGCACGGTGGTGGGACCTGGCGGCTATCGCCGAGCAGCACGAGGCGTTCCTCGACCGGCACGCGCGCGTGCTGCGCTCCTGGGAGGAGCGTGCGGACACCCCGCCCGAGGAGGCCTACCGCGACTACCTCCTCGCCCTGGACTCCTGGCGCCATCTGCCGTACGCCGACCCGGGCCTGCCCGCGCGGCTGCTGCCCGCCGACTGGCCCGGTGCCCGCTCGGCCGCCGTCTTCCAGGGGCTGCACGAGCGGCTGCGGGACACGGGCGCCGAGTTCGCCGGTCTCTGA
- the argF gene encoding ornithine carbamoyltransferase, translating to MVHVPTGLTGRHFLKELDFTEEEFRGLVGLAAELKAAKRAGTETPYLRGRNIALIFEKTSTRTRCAFEVAAADQGASTTYLDPSGSQMGHKESVRDTARVLGRMFDAIEYRGDSQDTVEELAAHAGVPVYNGLTDDWHPTQMLADVLTMTEHCAKPPRETVFAYLGDARFNMGNSYLVTGALLGMDVRLVAPKSYWPAQTVVDRARELAASSGARITLTESLEEGVRGADFVATDVWVSMGEPKEAWDERIEALAPYAVTMDVLRATGNPDVRFLHCLPAFHDLGTEVGREIYERHGRTSLEVTDEVFESAHSVVFDEAENRLHTIKAIMVATLA from the coding sequence ATGGTGCACGTCCCGACCGGTCTCACCGGCCGCCACTTCCTCAAGGAGCTGGACTTCACCGAGGAGGAGTTCCGCGGCCTGGTCGGACTGGCCGCCGAGCTGAAGGCCGCCAAGCGGGCCGGGACCGAGACGCCGTACCTGCGGGGCCGCAACATCGCGCTGATCTTCGAGAAGACCTCGACGCGCACCCGCTGCGCCTTCGAGGTCGCCGCCGCCGACCAGGGCGCCTCGACGACGTATCTCGACCCGTCCGGATCCCAGATGGGGCACAAGGAGTCCGTCAGGGACACCGCCCGTGTCCTCGGCCGGATGTTCGACGCGATCGAGTACCGGGGCGACAGCCAGGACACCGTCGAGGAACTCGCCGCACACGCCGGCGTCCCCGTCTACAACGGGCTCACCGACGACTGGCACCCCACCCAGATGCTCGCCGACGTGCTCACCATGACCGAGCACTGCGCCAAGCCGCCGCGCGAGACCGTCTTCGCCTACCTCGGCGACGCCCGCTTCAACATGGGCAACTCCTACCTGGTCACCGGCGCCCTGCTCGGCATGGACGTACGGCTCGTCGCCCCCAAGAGCTACTGGCCCGCCCAGACGGTCGTCGACCGCGCCCGCGAACTGGCCGCCTCCAGCGGCGCGCGCATCACCCTCACCGAGTCACTGGAGGAGGGCGTGCGCGGCGCCGACTTCGTCGCCACCGACGTCTGGGTCTCCATGGGGGAGCCCAAGGAGGCCTGGGACGAGCGGATCGAGGCCCTGGCCCCGTACGCCGTGACGATGGACGTGCTGCGCGCCACCGGTAACCCGGACGTGCGGTTCCTGCACTGCCTGCCCGCCTTCCACGACCTCGGCACCGAGGTCGGCCGCGAGATTTACGAGCGGCACGGCCGCACCTCGCTGGAGGTCACCGACGAGGTCTTCGAGTCGGCCCACTCGGTCGTCTTCGACGAGGCGGAGAACCGGCTGCACACCATCAAGGCGATCATGGTCGCCACCCTGGCCTGA
- a CDS encoding enoyl-CoA hydratase family protein gives MSPFTGSTDRTPHWRHLRVERADGVATVTLARPDKLNALTFGAYADLRDLLAELSRERAVRALVLAGEGRGFCSGGDVDEIIGATLSMNTSELLDFNRMTGQVVRAVRECPFPVIAAVHGVAAGAGAVLALAADFRVADPTARFAFLFTRVGLSGGDMGAAYLLPRVVGLGHATRLLMLGEPVRAAEAERIGLISHLTDEGSADEAARSLARRLADGPALAHAQTKALLTAELDMPLSAAVELDASTQALLMNGEDYAEFHAAFTEKRPPKWRGR, from the coding sequence ATGAGTCCCTTCACCGGCTCCACCGACCGCACCCCCCACTGGCGCCATCTGCGCGTCGAGCGCGCCGACGGCGTCGCCACGGTCACCCTCGCCCGCCCCGACAAGCTCAACGCGCTCACCTTCGGCGCCTACGCCGACCTGCGCGACCTGCTCGCCGAACTGTCCCGCGAACGTGCCGTGCGCGCCCTGGTGCTGGCCGGCGAGGGCCGCGGCTTCTGCTCCGGCGGCGACGTGGACGAGATCATCGGTGCCACCCTGAGCATGAACACGTCCGAGCTGCTCGACTTCAACCGGATGACCGGACAGGTCGTGCGCGCCGTACGGGAGTGCCCGTTCCCGGTGATCGCCGCCGTGCACGGGGTGGCGGCCGGGGCCGGAGCGGTCCTCGCCCTGGCGGCGGACTTCCGGGTCGCGGACCCCACCGCACGGTTCGCCTTCCTCTTCACCCGCGTCGGCCTCTCCGGCGGCGACATGGGCGCCGCCTACCTGCTGCCCCGGGTGGTCGGGCTCGGCCACGCCACCCGGCTGCTGATGCTCGGCGAGCCGGTGCGGGCGGCCGAGGCCGAGCGGATCGGCCTGATCAGCCACCTCACCGACGAGGGCAGCGCCGACGAGGCCGCGCGGTCCCTGGCCCGCCGGCTGGCCGACGGACCCGCCCTCGCCCACGCCCAGACCAAGGCCCTGCTCACCGCCGAACTCGACATGCCCCTGTCCGCCGCGGTCGAACTGGACGCCTCCACCCAGGCCCTGCTGATGAACGGCGAGGACTACGCCGAGTTCCACGCGGCCTTCACCGAGAAGCGCCCGCCGAAGTGGCGGGGGAGGTGA
- a CDS encoding pyridoxamine 5'-phosphate oxidase family protein, with protein MSVEDREEFLAGLHVGILGVDDPRDGAGPLLVPLWYSYRPGGPVTIATGRQSLKARLIRDAGRFSLCAQDESAPYRYVSVEGPVVGVEDPLPAAEQEALAHRYLDAETAAAYLAANQEQLVDDILIRMRPERWRTADFSAFATEFES; from the coding sequence ATGTCGGTCGAAGACCGGGAAGAGTTCCTCGCCGGCCTCCACGTGGGAATCCTGGGGGTCGACGATCCTCGTGACGGCGCCGGCCCGCTGCTGGTCCCGCTCTGGTACTCCTACCGTCCCGGCGGTCCGGTGACGATCGCGACCGGGCGGCAGTCGCTGAAGGCCCGCCTCATCCGTGACGCCGGGAGGTTCAGCCTCTGCGCGCAGGACGAGTCGGCCCCGTATCGGTATGTGAGCGTGGAGGGGCCGGTCGTGGGCGTCGAGGATCCGCTGCCCGCGGCCGAGCAGGAGGCGCTGGCCCACCGGTACCTGGACGCGGAGACGGCGGCGGCCTACCTGGCGGCCAACCAGGAGCAGCTGGTCGACGACATCCTCATCCGCATGCGGCCCGAGAGATGGAGAACGGCCGACTTCTCCGCCTTCGCCACGGAGTTCGAGTCGTAG